A single Opisthocomus hoazin isolate bOpiHoa1 chromosome 1, bOpiHoa1.hap1, whole genome shotgun sequence DNA region contains:
- the ATP5PF gene encoding ATP synthase peripheral stalk subunit F6, mitochondrial has product MILRRVLRLSSLLRSAVSIHLRRNIGLSAVAFNKAKELDPVQKLFVDKIREYNTKSKQTGGPVDAGPDFQKDMSESLARLQRAYGEGDLTKFPEFKFEEPNFEETPK; this is encoded by the exons ATGATTCTGCGTCGGGTTCTGcgcctttcctccctccttcggTCTGCTGTTTCCATCCACTTGCGCAGGAACATCGGGCTTTCTGCTGTGGCCTTCAATAAGGCAAAAGAGCTCGATCCAGTTCAAAAGCTCTTCGTGGACAAGATCAGGGAATACAACACAAAGAGCAA GCAAACCGGAGGGCCTGTTGACGCAGgccctgactttcagaaagacaTGAGTGAATCCCTTGCTAGACTTCAACGGGCGTATGGTGAGGGAGATCTAACCAAGTTTCCAGAATTTAAATTTGAGG AGCCCAACTTTGAGGAGACTCCAAAGTGA